The genomic window GATCCAATAAAGGGAGAGCGGTGGTTTTGTACACAGTCAGAGGCGATCGCGAGTGGTTGGCGTAGAGCACCGAAATAGCCGTATCCACTTCTATTCTCCCAAGACATCTCGATTCTTAGTTTTGACACGCTGATAGAGTTCTTCCATTGTTTCAATAAAAGAATGATCTTCCTGCCAAAATGGAGGTCGATCGCCCTGTTTTTTCACTAAAATTGCCGAAACTTCAATCGCAGTTACAGGTTCGATCGCTTGTGGCAGTCGCTTTTCTCCCAACCAAAAATCTCGCATTTGAGTGTTTTTATCTAAAGCGATCGTTTCAGGTTTCGTGTAGTAAGAATTGGCTGATTTTGGTTCTGTCGCTTCTGTTAGTAGTTCGGCGGAAAGTGCCATCCCCAGCGGCGATTTTGCGAGTTCCTTATGCAGCTCTTCTTTGGGCAGTCCGCGCAGTTCAAATAACAAGAAAGGGTCGCGATCGAGTTCAGTTGCAACGCGGTAGTAAATGGCAGCAATATGTTTGCAGGGATTGCTCCAATCAGGGCAGGAACATTCTGTTTTGAAGTCAGATTCGTCGCGCGGCAAAAGATGAAGCCCGAGGGTTTGAAATGCATCTTCAATGTTGTCTGGCATTTCATTCAGCAATAGCTTAGAAATAAATCCAGCTTTGGAGGCAATGTAGGCAATTGCGGCTGCCCATTTTGCTTTACTAATTGGTTGAATTTCGATCGTTGTTGCGTAGAGCGGTTCTTTATAAACGCCATAATAAGGATTGACTGATCCCCTTATTCTTGCAGTGACGATTCCATCTTTAATCTCAAAAGACCTGATGCGATTGCTATTTGCATAAGAACGTCCTCGACTGAGACGGCCGGAATCTGTAAACTGCTCCAGTGCAGCAATAAACTTTTGACCCCACCAAGTTTTGCTAAATTGTGACATGGCTTTACTCCAAAAGGGCAGTTCGGTTTAATGCAATGAGTTTCTTAAAAGCTTCATTATCGAGTTCGGTCAACCAGGCTTCATCAGAACCAACAATTGATCCTGCTAGTTTTTTCTTGTCTTCAATCATTTGATCAATGCGTTCTTCTAGTGTGCCGATCGCCACAAATTTATGCACAAAGACATTCCGCTTTTGTCCAATCCGAAATGCCCGATCGGTTGCTTGATCTTCTACAGCCGGATTCCACCAGCGATCAAAGTGAAACACATGGTTAGCTTTGGTGAGCGTAATTCCAACTCCTCCTGCTTTCAGCGATAGCACAAAGATAGAAGGCTCTGTTTCTGGATCTTGAAATTCGCTGATCATCTGCTCTCGTTTTGGGCGAGTTGTGCCACCGTGTAAATAATAGGTGTTGTAGTGCAGCGTATGTTTGAGATAGCGTTCTAAAGCTTCCCCAATCTCGGTGAATTGCGTAAAAATCAGCAGGCTTTCTCCCTCTTCCATCACTTCTGTCACCATCTCCGTAAGACGCTCCAATTTGTGAGAGCGATCGGGTGTGAAGTCGCTTTCGTCCTGTAAAAATTGACGTGGATGATTACAAATTTGCTTGAGTTTGGTCAGTGTTGCCAGGATTAATCCTTTGCGCTGGATTCCTTCAACCGTTTGCAATTGATGTTCTACATCTTTCACGACTGCTTCATATAGAGAAGCTTGCTCTTTGGTGAGATTACAGTAGAGTTTTTGCTCAACTTTGTCCGGCAAATCTTTGATGATCGATTGATCAGTTTTTACTCGGCGCAGAATGAATGGCTCTACCAATTTTTTCAGCGTTGCCGAACTGATCGGATCATTGTTTTTTTGGATGGGCACTTCAAACGACTGGCGAAACTGAGTTTCCTTCCCCAAATAGCCTGGATTGAGAAAGTTAAAAATAGACCAGAGATCGAGTAATCGATTTTCGATCGGCGTTCCAGTCAAGGCCAGCCGATAATTTGCTTCTAGTTTGAGAATTGCTTTGGTCTGTGCTGCCTTCGGATTTTTGATGTTTTGCGCTTCATCCAAAACAATGCGCTGCCAGTTAATTGTCTCCAACAACTTCAAATCTTTTCGCGCCAGCGTAAATGAGGTAATCACCACATCGCATTGATTACAAGCACCTTTAAAGTCCTGATCAAACTGTGATCGATCGCCACCATGATGCACCATTGCCTTAAGTTGAGGTGCAAACTTCTCGATTTCTTTTTGCCAGTTTCCCACAACCGAAGTCGGGGCAATCAGCAGGGTTGGCGGAATCTGCTTCACCTTTTGTTTTTTCGCTTGTTCTCGCTCCTGCACCAGCCGCGCAATCACCTGTACTGTTTTGCCCAGACCCATGTCATCAGCAAGACAGCCATTCAGCCCCAGGCTCTCCAGATAATGTAGCCAGGATACACCTCGCTTCTGATATTCCCGCAGCTTGCCCTGTAAGCCTTTGGGGTCAGCGATCGGTTCCAGACGGCTCTTATCGTTTAATTTAGTCAACATTTCTGACAGCAGTTGATCCCGGGCAAAATCGATCTCCAGGTCATCTCCTTCATTGGCTGCCAGCTTCATAAAGTCGAGCAATCCCATTTCGGGCTGTTCTTTTTGCTGCTTGCGCCAGAATTCGAGCATTTGCCGCATTTTGTCTTGATCGAGTTCAATCCACTGTCCGCGAAACTGAACGAGTGGCGTTTTTGCATTGACAAGCTGCTGCCACTCCCGCTCACTAATTTTCTGGTCACCGATCGCCAGCTCAAACTTGTATCCCACCAGTGTCTCAAACGAAAAATAGCTTTTAGACTTGTCGTTGCCAGAGAGTTGCCGTCCCTGTGCTTTGAGGCGAACCTTGGCACGTTGCCGTCCTTGCGGTGTCCACCAGGCTGGCACAATTACCTTATAGCCTGCGGCTTCCAGTACCCAGGCAGCTTCCTTTAAAAAATCGAATGCATCATCAACTGCGAGATGAATGCCGATCGGCTGATCCGTCTGAAGCCCTTGCCATAGCTTTGGATAAACTCTTGCGGCATAGCCCAGATTCAAAAGTAAATGCTGCTCAAAATCTTCGCCAAACTGGGCTTCTAGCTGCTGTTGCTGGGTCGGGCGCAGTCGCCAATAATCACCGAGGGAAATGCGGAGCGAGGGATCTTGCTTAGAGGCAATCTGAAAAAGCACCTGCCATGCTTCTTCCGGTTTTGCAGGTGACTCAAGCTGAAAACAAAGGTGAAACGGGGTTGCGGTTTGGGTGCGGCTGATTCGATCGCGCCAGCGATGCCACTGCTGATAAAGTTCTAGCCGACTTGGGCTTTTTTCTGTCCAGGGAATGTAGTGTTCGTTTGGGTGCAGGCAGGCATGGAGCAGCGTATCAGCAATTTTTTTATCAAACGCCTGGCTCGACTGTGTATGAGTCACAATATCGGTCAGCAAACATTCTGAGAAATGTCGTAATAGCTTTGCCTTGTCGTAAAGCTCCGATCGCTCACCTGGAGCCGCAAATCCGGCAACACAAGCCAGGGGCATATAGTCTATAAATCGATCGATGTCAGACTCATATTGCTCTGAAATAATCTCCCAGCCTGGATAGATTTCAAATGTCGCTGTAGGCTTCTCTGTCTTCTTTGCTGTTTTTTTTGTCGTTTGTTTAACGTTCGCTGTTTTTCGAGTCTTTTTCGTAGCAGGCGGCATTAAATCTCGATAATGCAGTGCTGGAATATATTGATCTTTGAGGATGACTTGCTTAAATGATTGAGTGTAGTGATACCAAAACAGCAAGTCTGAGCCTAACTGCACTTCTGCTAGATTGTGCAGCGCAATAAAATGTAAATCGTTTAGCAGTTTAATCACATTGCTAACGCGACCCCCATTCAATGCGCCTGTCTTCGCGAATGTAAAAGCTGGGCAACAGTCAATCTGCCAATATTTCCATTCAAAGCTCTCTGGCGGCTCTTCTTCAAGATATCGGCTCAATTCCAGCGAAGGAAGCGGCAAATTGTTGGCAGTGGGTAACAAGAAATGGCGAGGCACGATCGCCGCCTTTAAGCTCTCTGGTGAATAGGCTTTGATGCCCAGTTCTTGCACCAAAAAAGTGACGAGATCGGCTATGAGTAGTTGACGCGGATGAATCGATTGAGCAGGCTTGCGATATTTTTTGAGAACCGTTGTCTCAACCCACAAATAAAACGATCCACCCTGAAGAAATTCCGTTCCTGTGTCAGGAATCCATGAGCCATGCAAAATTTTCATGGAGTGCCACCAATGAAGACCCTTGCTATGAACTGTATCAGAAGCAGATTAGGTCAGAGTAGCACTCTCATACAAAAAGAAATTTTGAATTAAGCGATTTTATAGCCAGCAGCCGTAATTAATTGCCGAATGGTAGCTTCTGAAGCTTTTGCTTCAACCATGATCATTTTTTGTTCTAAATCGATATCAACTCTGGCATCAGGTTCAG from Trichocoleus sp. includes these protein-coding regions:
- a CDS encoding DEAD/DEAH box helicase, yielding MKILHGSWIPDTGTEFLQGGSFYLWVETTVLKKYRKPAQSIHPRQLLIADLVTFLVQELGIKAYSPESLKAAIVPRHFLLPTANNLPLPSLELSRYLEEEPPESFEWKYWQIDCCPAFTFAKTGALNGGRVSNVIKLLNDLHFIALHNLAEVQLGSDLLFWYHYTQSFKQVILKDQYIPALHYRDLMPPATKKTRKTANVKQTTKKTAKKTEKPTATFEIYPGWEIISEQYESDIDRFIDYMPLACVAGFAAPGERSELYDKAKLLRHFSECLLTDIVTHTQSSQAFDKKIADTLLHACLHPNEHYIPWTEKSPSRLELYQQWHRWRDRISRTQTATPFHLCFQLESPAKPEEAWQVLFQIASKQDPSLRISLGDYWRLRPTQQQQLEAQFGEDFEQHLLLNLGYAARVYPKLWQGLQTDQPIGIHLAVDDAFDFLKEAAWVLEAAGYKVIVPAWWTPQGRQRAKVRLKAQGRQLSGNDKSKSYFSFETLVGYKFELAIGDQKISEREWQQLVNAKTPLVQFRGQWIELDQDKMRQMLEFWRKQQKEQPEMGLLDFMKLAANEGDDLEIDFARDQLLSEMLTKLNDKSRLEPIADPKGLQGKLREYQKRGVSWLHYLESLGLNGCLADDMGLGKTVQVIARLVQEREQAKKQKVKQIPPTLLIAPTSVVGNWQKEIEKFAPQLKAMVHHGGDRSQFDQDFKGACNQCDVVITSFTLARKDLKLLETINWQRIVLDEAQNIKNPKAAQTKAILKLEANYRLALTGTPIENRLLDLWSIFNFLNPGYLGKETQFRQSFEVPIQKNNDPISSATLKKLVEPFILRRVKTDQSIIKDLPDKVEQKLYCNLTKEQASLYEAVVKDVEHQLQTVEGIQRKGLILATLTKLKQICNHPRQFLQDESDFTPDRSHKLERLTEMVTEVMEEGESLLIFTQFTEIGEALERYLKHTLHYNTYYLHGGTTRPKREQMISEFQDPETEPSIFVLSLKAGGVGITLTKANHVFHFDRWWNPAVEDQATDRAFRIGQKRNVFVHKFVAIGTLEERIDQMIEDKKKLAGSIVGSDEAWLTELDNEAFKKLIALNRTALLE
- a CDS encoding heavy metal transport/detoxification protein, whose protein sequence is MALELKVPTMDSSEAAKYIKETILTSEPDARVDIDLEQKMIMVEAKASEATIRQLITAAGYKIA
- a CDS encoding SWIM zinc finger family protein, translated to MSQFSKTWWGQKFIAALEQFTDSGRLSRGRSYANSNRIRSFEIKDGIVTARIRGSVNPYYGVYKEPLYATTIEIQPISKAKWAAAIAYIASKAGFISKLLLNEMPDNIEDAFQTLGLHLLPRDESDFKTECSCPDWSNPCKHIAAIYYRVATELDRDPFLLFELRGLPKEELHKELAKSPLGMALSAELLTEATEPKSANSYYTKPETIALDKNTQMRDFWLGEKRLPQAIEPVTAIEVSAILVKKQGDRPPFWQEDHSFIETMEELYQRVKTKNRDVLGE